From Chryseobacterium shandongense, the proteins below share one genomic window:
- a CDS encoding RDD family protein: MQLEILLKRLLSNLIDIILFLSIYLLLVYISGLIRTQSNLIYITFVTFLLYFVVPILTIDNSIGKAIVNISWYNSSYKKHLLLFKYIFYFLFFIPNFSLISALTNFPFLINFGYDKILSIQLAVSLILIDLIMFLSSCGRYHAIDYILDIKINGMHYNKLPLVSLSYFLSFLGCFLTLNFTCHRYNFDFQNLNRSLSKEIYWEHYSEDLYHGNKPMIVKKKSDEVFTPSEILSFLFHKEYNQKIIYLILPEKVFNSADDRKKICYNLIDESITNDIFKSYKPIQTKIVLTTIKEGNFFEYYNYSYTYFFDRNLSELGVYGGIIGDSLTPEKYFNFVKKVIGKKGFPTTDKKTKYYDLKASLSKDNYNIFIENEKLSFKLIRFEDVEKKANFQLNFPPQSVIYRSHYFNLTDGNFQVDDNLYYLKFARDSISSNNL; this comes from the coding sequence ATGCAATTAGAAATATTACTGAAACGCCTGCTGAGCAATCTAATTGATATTATTTTATTTTTATCAATTTATCTTTTGCTAGTTTATATATCTGGGCTAATTAGAACACAATCTAATTTAATCTACATAACATTTGTTACTTTCTTACTTTATTTTGTAGTTCCAATATTGACTATTGATAACAGTATTGGAAAAGCTATTGTTAATATTAGTTGGTATAATAGTAGTTACAAAAAGCATCTTTTATTATTCAAGTATATTTTTTATTTCTTATTTTTCATACCAAATTTTTCTTTAATTTCAGCTTTAACAAATTTTCCTTTTTTAATTAATTTTGGATATGATAAAATTTTATCTATACAATTAGCTGTAAGCCTAATCTTGATTGATCTGATTATGTTCTTAAGTAGTTGCGGCAGATATCATGCTATTGATTATATCTTAGATATTAAAATTAATGGTATGCATTATAATAAGTTACCTTTAGTCTCCTTATCTTATTTCTTATCTTTTTTAGGATGCTTTTTAACGTTAAATTTTACTTGTCATAGATATAATTTTGATTTTCAAAATCTTAATAGATCCCTTTCAAAAGAAATTTATTGGGAGCATTATTCTGAAGATTTATATCATGGTAATAAGCCTATGATTGTTAAAAAGAAATCAGATGAGGTCTTTACACCGTCAGAAATTTTAAGTTTTTTATTTCATAAAGAATATAATCAAAAAATAATTTACTTGATTTTACCTGAAAAAGTTTTTAATTCCGCTGATGATAGAAAAAAAATATGTTATAATCTTATTGATGAATCTATTACTAATGATATTTTTAAAAGTTATAAACCTATTCAAACTAAAATTGTTTTGACGACAATAAAGGAGGGGAACTTTTTTGAATATTACAATTACAGTTATACATATTTTTTTGACAGAAATCTTTCAGAGCTAGGAGTTTATGGTGGAATTATCGGCGATTCTTTAACCCCGGAAAAGTACTTTAATTTTGTTAAAAAAGTAATAGGTAAAAAAGGTTTTCCGACCACGGATAAAAAAACTAAATACTATGATTTGAAGGCTAGCCTTTCGAAGGATAATTATAATATTTTTATAGAAAATGAAAAACTATCTTTTAAGCTGATTAGATTTGAAGATGTAGAAAAAAAAGCAAATTTTCAATTAAATTTTCCTCCACAAAGTGTAATTTATAGATCACACTATTTTAATTTGACAGATGGAAATTTCCAAGTTGATGATAATTTGTATTATCTTAAATTTGCTAGAGATAGTATTTCAAGTAATAATTTATGA
- a CDS encoding phosphatase PAP2 family protein, translated as MTEKQLKIRQQAFALTVCTVVFMTVYNLCTWYATSLEDLPSLTFGFERSIPFVPLSIIPYMSSGFFFCLVFFSCTNKYQLKILTWRMLFVTIIAGIFFMAVPLQFSLTKPEVSNSILKLPFSFLQTFDSPFNQSPSLHIAFAFVFWSVFKDLTKWRLLVMICLILLGISTLTTYQHHTIDILTGSILAHVSFIIIPYRKNDPQYRNFRVANYYFLSGLVCILAALLFHEYVAVEGLLLLLPASVTIMIGYYLRKNTDFVSPFLVNVNSNIRQSGKN; from the coding sequence ATGACTGAAAAGCAACTGAAAATCCGGCAGCAGGCATTTGCATTAACTGTATGCACTGTTGTATTCATGACTGTTTACAACCTTTGTACCTGGTATGCCACTTCTTTAGAAGATCTTCCGTCGCTCACTTTTGGCTTCGAGAGATCAATTCCATTCGTACCGTTATCGATCATTCCATATATGTCAAGCGGATTTTTTTTCTGCCTCGTATTTTTTTCATGTACCAATAAATATCAGTTAAAAATATTAACATGGAGAATGCTTTTTGTAACCATCATTGCCGGAATATTTTTCATGGCTGTTCCTTTACAATTTTCATTAACAAAACCTGAAGTATCAAACAGTATCCTGAAGCTTCCTTTTTCTTTTTTACAAACTTTTGATTCGCCTTTTAACCAATCGCCATCGCTGCATATTGCTTTTGCGTTTGTCTTCTGGTCGGTATTTAAAGATCTTACAAAGTGGCGGCTTTTGGTAATGATCTGCCTTATTCTTCTGGGAATTTCAACATTAACCACGTATCAGCATCACACGATTGATATTCTAACGGGATCTATTCTGGCTCATGTCAGCTTTATTATCATCCCATACCGTAAAAACGACCCGCAGTACCGGAATTTCCGGGTGGCCAATTATTATTTTCTATCGGGATTGGTCTGCATTTTAGCAGCATTATTGTTTCATGAATACGTTGCAGTTGAGGGATTGCTTCTTCTTTTACCGGCATCAGTAACGATAATGATTGGGTATTATCTCCGGAAAAATACTGATTTTGTATCCCCATTTTTGGTCAATGTAAATTCCAACATTCGTCAATCCGGGAAAAACTAA
- a CDS encoding helix-turn-helix domain-containing protein, translating into MEIANRKIVEFIRDKWVIPMNNNSQFANENNIDEKTVRRIREDENYQISLLTIMRICEAQNIKLSKFFEMAGL; encoded by the coding sequence ATGGAAATTGCAAATAGAAAGATCGTTGAATTTATAAGGGATAAATGGGTTATTCCTATGAACAATAACAGCCAGTTTGCTAATGAAAATAATATTGACGAAAAGACAGTAAGAAGAATCCGGGAAGACGAAAATTATCAGATCAGTCTACTTACCATCATGAGAATTTGTGAAGCCCAAAATATTAAATTGTCTAAATTCTTTGAAATGGCTGGGCTTTAA